The Danio rerio strain Tuebingen ecotype United States chromosome 1, GRCz12tu, whole genome shotgun sequence genome includes a region encoding these proteins:
- the npy2rl gene encoding neuropeptide Y receptor Y2, like isoform X1 yields MDSLSLINGSSGSKDLSIGEDSSDLTLNHPLLELGDSTKLLGVQVVLILAYSTIILLGVVGNSLVIYVVYKFKTLRTVTNFFIANLAVADLLVNTLCLPFTLAYTLLREWKFGQVLCFTLPYAQGLAVHVSTITLNVIALDRHRCIVYHLDTRMSKDTCFLVIAITWVVSAVLASPLAIFREYGIVDLSPDNSIEVCGEKWPDSSTDSTLYSISTLLLQYVLPLAIISFAYIRIWSKLRNHVSPVGRNDRHHRRRKTTKMLVTMVVVFAVSWLPFHAFQLAIDIDHSVLDMKDFRLLYTVFHIVAMCSTFANPLLYGWMNRNYRSAFVAVFRCKERLDSLHTEGQPAATVRSKPKKALEAQDMVTTHLNATDV; encoded by the exons ATGGATTCGCTCAGCTTAATCAATGGCTCCTCTGGGAGCAAAGACTTGTCCATCGGGGAGGATTCATCTGACTTGACCCTGAACCACCCTCTGCTGGAGCTGGGGGACAGCACCAAGCTGCTGGGCGTCCAGGTGGTTCTGATCTTGGCGTACTCCACCATCATCCTCCTGGGCGTTGTGGGGAACTCTCTGGTGATTTATGTGGTTTACAAGTTTAAGACCCTCCGTACTGTCACCAACTTCTTCATTGCGAACCTAGCCGTGGCCGATCTGCTGGTCAACACGTTATGTCTCCCGTTCACGCTGGCTTACACTCTCCTCAGAGAATGGAAGTTTGGACAAGTGCTTTGTTTCACTCTGCCGTACGCTCAAGGTCTGGCCGTTCACGTCTCCACAATTACACTGAACGTGATTGCGCTGGATCGGCACAGGTGCATCGTTTACCACCTCGACACGCGAATGTCAAAGGACACCTGCTTTCTGGTTATTGCCATCACCTGGGTGGTAAGCGCCGTCCTGGCGAGCCCCCTGGCCATATTCAGGGAGTATGGGATTGTAGATCTTTCTCCAGATAACTCCATCGAGGTCTGTGGAGAGAAATGGCCTGACAGTAGTACAGACAGCACTCTATACTC AATCTCCACGCTGTTGCTGCAATATGTGTTGCCTCTGGCAATCATCTCCTTTGCCTACATCCGTATCTGGAGTAAACTCCGCAATCATGTCAGCCCGGTTGGTCGCAATGACAGGCACCATCGTCGCCGCAAGACCACCAAGATGCTGGTAACCATG GTTGTTGTGTTTGCTGTCAGCTGGTTGCCTTTCCATGCCTTCCAGCTCGCCATTGACATTGACCACAGTGTGCTGGACATGAAGGACTTCAGGCTTCTTTACACTGTTTTCCACATTGTGGCGATGTGCTCGACGTTTGCCAACCCATTGCTGTATGGTTGGATGAACCGGAACTACCGCAGCGCTTTTGTTGCAGTCTTCCGCTGCAAGGAACGACTTGATTCATTGCACACCGAGGGGCAGCCTGCCGCCACTGTTCGCAGCAAACCCAAAAAGGCTCTGGAAGCACAAGATATGGTGACAACACATCTGAATGCAACAGATGTCTGA